Proteins found in one Venturia canescens isolate UGA chromosome 8, ASM1945775v1, whole genome shotgun sequence genomic segment:
- the LOC122415233 gene encoding uncharacterized protein, producing MTKPCAVPQCKTGSRGFKIKRSVFKVPSNSERLKKWQSAIPNRQLTSSHFVCEKHFEEKYILRKYIKHDTNGQVIAEVDYKHPRLVESAIPTLFDEPIIKTVEERNSSTVEDCTQNCVEGSTIDDHSVAVDELPMPMDIAAVIPSNDLLMDVSAEAHDHCSQSINGTPTENTDLSSHQVVTDTTFDISSVTISGAPSTTYFEIGEDCVKSLPVPWVVGQLYGRPDQYLVFLYPEVYKKHGIEIPITARAVTVDRQKNVRYFVHGNLINNDEGNLRQKLDSSNDLPDVLIKFQQMNLCCGIGKVNIHFVPTENSFQNYSDEWHHNKCPLLWKKRRCEHCYKLRKNILAKEKRAKDPHSFNRISRLRNPIDDQKLMMMKKKMLCERRGKHRAMCQLSILRKSLKAHQLEIATIKEETLEERCSELLVPATHKTAMKEIIAAASAKNPKGRRYSEDWIMLCLIMNIRSPAYYEFLRKNNVMPLPSKRTIRSYFSLINTKCGFDEQFSHLLKKHFDEKTAMQRHGILLLDEINLRKSVAVCSKNLTYSGLTDFGDDGPQATNLEEQATHGLVMMFQPLADKYTQPIAVFALKNSVKGDELAKLVVKAIVYLENCGAKIHGVIADGAKTNQKMWSLLDVRAGISNTKSWFTHPLDNERKVFVFSDAPHVFKNIRNRLYNKRRLRTSPDKKYVDWKFFEALFNVDTQHVGNARACPKLSKRHIELDNTSKMRVRLATQIFSNSVAQGLAFYASQKFEALADCEETIAFCKRLNDTFDALNRKTPNEGLTPQSPDFKVLQDTLQWLNDWQSDVLAGKLSSDEFLTQDTSTGLRLSLTSTMDMCVYLINKFDFKYLLTGKVNQDDLEKFFSTIRQAAGCNDHPNCPTFLQLYKLLSIYSVIKPPKYGNCTVTAEPESRILVSLNDLKGLNGEDGKQSESKMAKCKEEIRQRLDKCLTNESWEADDVIEFNPEHDYALSPAIDCIIYYVTGLLF from the exons atgacgAAACCCTGTGCTGTACCGCAATGTAAAACGGGTTCGAGAGGTTTTAAAATTAAGCGATCAGTTTTTAAAGTGCCGTCAAATAGCGAGCGACTTAAAAAGTGGCAAAGCGCTATTCCGAATAGGCAATTGACCTCATCCCATTTTGtttgtgaaaaacattttgaagaaaaatatattcttcGCAAATACATCAAGCATGACACAAATGGCCAAGTTATCGCAGAG gtTGATTACAAGCATCCTCGCTTGGTGGAATCAGCAATTCCAACTTTATTTGATGAGCCGATCATTAAAACTGTTGAAGAACGCAATAGTTCAACGGTCGAAGATTGCACACAGAATTGTGTTGAGGGTTCAACGATCGATGACCACAGTGTAGCAGTGGATGAACTCCCAATGCCAATGGATATTGCCGCAGTCATTCCTTCAAATGATTTACTCATGGATGTTTCCGCTGAAG CGCATGATCATTGTTCCCAGTCAATAAATGGTACTCCGACAGAAAATACCGATCTGTCATCTCACCAGGTCGTTACAGACACCACATTTGACATATCGTCGGTCACTATCAGTGGAG CTCCGTCAACTACATATTTTGAGATCGGTGAGGATTGCGTCAAGAGTCTACCAGTGCCTTGGGTTGTTGGTCAATTATACGGACGGCCAGATCAGTACCTCGTATTTTTGTACCCTGAAGTTTACAAGAAACACGGAATCGAAATTCCTATAACGGCCAGAGCTGTTACAGTTGATAGGCAAAAAAATGTACGTTATTTTGTCCACGGAAATCTGATAAACAACGATGAAGGAAATCTTCGACAAAAATTGGATTCCTCGAATGATCTTCCTGATGTTTTGATCAAGTTTCAACAGATGAACTTGTGTTGCGGTATAGGGAAGGTGAATATTCATTTTGTCCCAACAGAGAATAGCTTCCAAAATTATAGCGATGAATGGCATCACAATAAATGTCCTTTGCtctggaaaaaaagaagatgtGAGCATTGCTATAAATTaaggaaaaatattcttgcaaaagaaaaaagagccaAGGATCCTCATTCTTTTAATCGGATTTCTCGCTTACGGAACCCTATTGACGACCAAAAAttgatgatgatgaaaaagaaaatgctATGTGAGAGACGGGGAAAACATCGAGCAATGTGCCAACTTTCGATACTACGGAAGTCCTTGAAAGCTCATCAATTGGAAATCGCTACAATTAAAGAAGAAACTCTAGAAGAGAGATGCTCCGAATTATTGGTGCCAGCGACTCACAAAACAGCCATGAAAGAAATAATTGCAGCTGCTTCCGCGAAAAATCCGAAAGGAAGAAGATACTCCGAGGATTGGATTATGTTGTGCTTGATAATGAACATACGGTCACCTGCATATTACGAGTTTTTAAGAAAGAACAATGTTATGCCATTGCCATCGAAACGAACAATTCGCTCGTACTTTTCACTTATTAATACAAAGTGCGGATTTGATGAGCAATTTAGTCATCTCTTAAAAAAACACTTCGACGAGAAAACTGCGATGCAAAGACACGGAATACTTCTTTTAGACGAAATAAATCTGAGGAAATCTGTAGCCGTTTGTTCAAAGAATCTTACGTATTCTGGATTGACGGACTTTGGCGACGATGGACCACAAGCTACAAATTTAGAAGAACAAGCAACTCATGGCCTTGTTATGATGTTTCAACCATTGGCGGACAAATATACGCAACCCATCGCTGTATTTGCGTTAAAAAACTCAGTGAAGGGCGACGAATTGGCAAAACTAGTCGTGAAGGCGATTGTTTATTTAGAAAATTGTGGTGCAAAAATTCATGGAGTCATTGCGGATGGCGCTAAGACGAACCAAAAAATGTGGTCTCTCCTGGACGTAAGAGCTGGCATCTCTAATACGAAATCCTGGTTCACTCACCCTCTCGACAACGAACGAAAAGTATTCGTTTTTTCTGACGCACCTCATGTCTTCAAGAATATCCGCAATCGTTTATACAACAAGCGTCGCCTCAGG acaAGTCCGGATAAAAAGTACGTCGACTGGAAATTTTTCGAAGCCTTATTCAATGTGGACACCCAACACGTTGGAAACGCCAGAGCATGTCCAAAGTTGTCTAAGCGTCACATCGAATTAGATAACACGTCTAAGATGCGTGTTCGTCTAGCAACTCAG ATCTTCAGTAATTCCGTGGCGCAGGGGTTAGCGTTTTATGCGTCGCAAAAATTTGAAGCATTGGCCGATTGCGAAGAAACAATTGCATTCTGCAAGCGTCTCAACGATACTTTTGATGCATTGAATCGCAAAACACCAAATGAAGGTCTGACACCTCAATCTCCAGATTTCAAG GTACTACAAGATACTTTGCAGTGGCTTAACGATTGGCAGTCCGACGTTCTCGCTGGCAAACTGAGTTCTGATGAATTCTTAACGCAGGACACGTCTACGGGCTTACGACTGTCCTTAACATCGACCATGGACATGTGCGTTTATCTTATAAACAAATTTGATTTCAAATATTTGCTGACTGGCAAAGTGAATCAGGACGATCTGGAg aaattttttagcACAATCCGGCAGGCAGCGGGCTGCAATGACCACCCTAATTGTCCCACTTTTCTGCAATTGTATAAATTGCTATCCATCTACAGCGTGATAAAGCCTCCAAAATACGGTAATTGCACCGTCACAGCAGAACCGGAGTCACGAATATTAGTGTCACTTAACGATCTGAAGGGTTTAAATGGAGAGGATGGAAAACAATCTGAATCTAAAATGGCAAAATGCAAAGAGGAAATCCGCCAAAGATTAGATAAATGTTTGACAAACGAGTCATGGGAGGCTGATGATGTCATTGAGTTCAATCCTGAGCATGATTATGCCCTTTCTCCGGCGATAGACTGCATAATTTATTATGTTACAGGTCTTTTATTTTGA